Part of the Dehalogenimonas sp. THU2 genome, GCCGATGATGGGCTTGATGCCCTGGGCGTTGCACTCCCGGTAAAACTTGAGAACGCCGTGCATGGCGCCGTGGTCGGTGATGGCCAGGGCGGTCATGCCCAGTTCCTTGGCGCGGGCGACCAGCACCGGAATGCGGCACATGCCGTCCAGCAGGCTGAATTCAGTATGAACGTGAAGATGAGTGAACATGCGGTAATCCGGGGGTTATTATACCATCCGGGGCGCCGCGGCGTCCCGCCCCCGCTTGAGGCGGGAAATCCGAATATCTAATTTCGAAATCCGAAAACAAGTGCGAATATCCAAATAATTAAGGTTCAAAACGGGTAACGGTTATGATTGGACGCACCGGCGTCAGTGCGATGCAGCATCGAGCTCCTTCGCTTCGCTCAAGGATGACAGACCCGGTGGATAAAGACACGAGAGGGAGCACTTCACCGTCACCTTCAATTCCAGTGTGTTTCGGGCAGGAGGACCGGTGAGGCCGACAGACCCGTAGGTCATGATGATGGTAGTCTCGCCTTCAGCGATTGCTTTGAACACCCACTTTTCCATGCCCGGTCCGCCGGTGGAAATCGGTGAACTTCCCGAATATTCTTTGGGGCCCTGCTGTTTAACTATTTTGAAATCATCGATGCGAGCCGACCAGGACATTCCAGCTGAGGGAAACGAGTATAATTTCACATTGAATTTGTCACCCTGAGAGACGGTGACCTCACGTAAGATAAACCCGTTGCTGGTCTCGTAGGCTTGATCCATAACGGTTTGATTGATGATGATGGTGGCCGCCGGCAGCGACGAAATGATTATCACGGCGGCAACCACCAACCCACCGGCCACCACCGCCAGCCCGAGGCGCCGTTTTTCGTTGTGGATCATAACAGGTTAAGCTCCCTGTCGTTTTTCAGGTATTGTTCCTTGAAAAGCATAGCACTTCAACATGAACAGAAGATCAACGGATTGGCGAAATTTTAACCGGGAGCCTGAAGCCAAATCCGTCCGCCTCTGAGTACGCAATATATACCGGTAAGAATTACCAGCCCGCCGATGACTTCAGCAAAGCTGGGCCATTCGCCGAGGATGATGATACCGAGGAGGGTTGCCCCGACCGGTTCGCCCAGAATAGCCACGGAAACAAGGGTGACCGGCATGACCCTAGCCGCCATGTTGAAACTGGAGTGACCGAGTAATTGGGGAATGACCGCCAGCAGGAGCAGCATCAGGTAGGTAGTCTCCGTATAGCCGGTGAAGCTTAATCCGGCTATAACGGCGAAGGTGACTAAGATGATAGCGG contains:
- a CDS encoding protease inhibitor I42 family protein, whose amino-acid sequence is MIHNEKRRLGLAVVAGGLVVAAVIIISSLPAATIIINQTVMDQAYETSNGFILREVTVSQGDKFNVKLYSFPSAGMSWSARIDDFKIVKQQGPKEYSGSSPISTGGPGMEKWVFKAIAEGETTIIMTYGSVGLTGPPARNTLELKVTVKCSLSCLYPPGLSSLSEAKELDAASH